DNA sequence from the Acanthochromis polyacanthus isolate Apoly-LR-REF ecotype Palm Island chromosome 5, KAUST_Apoly_ChrSc, whole genome shotgun sequence genome:
TGGGGAGACGCGCTCAGTCGCCTGAGCCTAACTGTATGTGACAGCTTGAAGTTGCATGTGAGCAGGTGTTTGCGCCATCCCTTCTTCCAGCCATCCATCCCCTTCTACCGCCGAGATATGCTGCTGAACAAGTTCATGTCACCCAGGAGGCCGCTCTGACCAGAAGGGGAAACTTTGGTCACATGAAGTGTGTAGTTAAACGTGCAGCAGGGACTcgttcctccccctcctcctccctgcaggACGGAGGTGTTGGGCTTCTGGATTGTGAAGCTAAGCATCCATAACCCACATAGAATGTTTCTTGTTGGACACCCTGAATGAGTATCTTTAATTGTCAGCATTTTCTAATTGCTGTAGGTTaattcttaaccctcctgttgtcttcgtttacaagcagcaaaaaatattgtttccttgtctgaaaaaaaaatccaaaaattcagcaaaagaattccttttctgacaatttgcaaaaaccttcaggaagaaaattccaataatcccTTAAAAATttaccttaaaagttttatttaaaataaatcccCTAAATATGGCAACAAAATTCTAGTaactattttcaaaaaattaataaaaatcatccaaaaaattataaaaatatctaaagtgattacatgtatatcagtaaaacttctaatattttcttgaagagcattgatttttttctgaatacgCTTTAAAAAATTTTACCTTTCTTTTATCCACACCAAAAAACGTtcaaaaattctcaaaaatattgaaaatgtggaaattttcactgtgaaaatatgttttttccacattttcaaacgggtcaatttgactcgCAGGATGACAAGATGGTTAAAAAAGTGATTCAGTCTATGGCAACTTAAGTGTCTCTCTTCTtcttggttcttgaagacgtttcaccgtCATCCAAGAGTTTTAACTGACTGATGGGATATCCTAGATATATACAGTATTGTCTATCAGAATCCAAATAGCTGCATTGATTCATCtactttttgttttctattgAGGAATCTCaggactgcattataagtaTCTGATGAGTTGTAGACCCTCTTATCTTTACAGACGGCTGTTTCAGTTTAACAATGATGCCGTGCTTCTCTCCTCTCGTAAACTTTGTCTTCTCTTTTCAGAATGTGAACATTGTTTTCCTCAAATGATTGATAATCAACTATAATTAGCTCATAATTAAGAGCTATTTATTCTTAAAATTTCTGATCATTTCGTTTCAGCGAATCACTACCTTCTAGATCCACAAAACATCCTTTACAAATAAGATCCTCATGTTTTAACactgtaaaatgttaaatattagcCTTCGTTCATCTCAACGGTTCAGTACCAAACTTGTACATGGCTGTAAAACACATTGACTTCAGCCACATCTCTCCATCGAGAGATAAATCcataaaatgtgactgaaagTTCTGAAACCGTTCCAGTAAGTTGATCTTgtgacatttttagtttttctttttcttcaaacAAGGACAATGCTGGggggcatggctcagtgggtagagtggccgtcttgtaactagaaggttgccggttcaatcctcgggctcatgtcgaggtgtccctgagcaagacatcaaacccctaattgctcctggtgggtcgtggttagcaccttgcatggcagcttccaccatcagtgtgtgtgacgtatcatgtaaagcgctttggataaaagcgctatataaatacaaccattaaCAAACACGTCCTAttctcacaatgacacacaaacacacgcttAAGAACAGCTGACTGGACTGTTTACAACATTTATATGAGAAATTAACTGCCACCCCACACTGTAGGCactttatatttagttttacaaTGTCATAATGTTATATCTGTATTGAGAATATCTTATTTATAGACAATCTTTATGTTTTAAGTCAGGGTGTGTTTTCAGAATTTCATTGTATTGCTGTCTTTTGCACTGcagtataatgacaataaagcttctaATTCTAAATTTACAATTATAAAGTAAGCCTAATCTAAATGGTTAAAAGTGTTACACCAATAAATGTGTACATGTTGTTGTTTACTAATCAATTTCAACCAAACCAAGACAGCTAAAATAGGGAATTCCACGCATTAATTTGTGGATGAATAAATGCAAAAGGTTTACAGAAGTTTAAATCAAAATGCCGCCacccaaaaaaaacataaaaagttattttaggTCAGATTATGTCAAGTAAAAAAATGAAGACGTGTGTGTTGCTTTAATGACAGATTTGAGTGCATATGTAAATGGACACGTCTTCATAAGGATGTCTAAAAGGTGAACAACATGAAAATCTGTAGGAAACTGAAACAAACTGCCGTGATGACTGAAATGAGAACAGAGAGGGAGAATGAACGAGATGCAGGAACAGAGCTCCACATGCTCTAACAGAGAGGCTTAAGGTAGGTCACAGGGTAAACTGCCGACCCAAGCTATGTGCCTCTCACTTCCTCTTCATTCCCAAGCCGACCACCTTGCCCACTGCTCCTCCCCCTGCATCTTTTCCTGTCCTATTCCACACCTGCAGCCTGAGATGGGAATAGCAGAGTCGGGGCTCTTGCATCCCCAGAGTGGAGCCAGCAGGGGAATATGATAGCTGTGGCCTCGTGTCCCGGTTGCGTATGCTCACAGCACAGTTTTTAACAATTACATAGAATAAAATCCATTCATTAGTTTGCTTTAGAGGTGCAAGTTGCTTCCCATCTTTCTAAATGACACGTCTTTTTATGATAAAAGTGTTCTTGTTTTTTAGTTTATCATCATATTTTAAGTTTGGCCTACTTGCGGCATTTCATCTAATCTTTATGTTCCACAAGTAGTGCTCCAGTGTAACGCTGTATGTATGCCATGCCGTCCCCTGGTCCCTCCGTGTTGGCCACACATGATGAAGTCCTGCTACAGATGGTCTTCGCTTAAACACCTCTCTTATTTTAACAGTCTGTGGCTCAGATGCTCATCTATTCTCCACTGGCTGCTCAGCTCACTCAGCATGTTCACATGCTCAGAGGACAGTCCCCTCCTTACCTTTTCTAGGTATGTTTGTGAGACATAAATTTAgtttattagaaaaaaatgagggaCAGATAAAACTTCACTCCagttcacacacaaacatgacctTCCTCTGAATCCCCAGTGTTTCAGCGTGTGACAGTGGGGGAAAGTgggttttgtccatctgtcatAGTGGAAATCCTCGGAGAGATGCCAGCACCACAGCGTgaagagtgtgtttgtgtacgttagtgtgtgttagtgtgtgcaGTCATATTTGTGGATCCATGAGCAGCAATCAGAAAGTTTTACTTCATATATTGCAGCAGCCTCTGATATAGATTCACTGCAGAAACAATCTAAGGTCACTTCAGAGGACTAAGATTGTATCTCTAACTCTGCATATGTCTGCATCCACTTCAAAATGTATGCCAGTGGTAAAAGCAATGGCAATACGGTCTTCAAATTGTTCCAAAAGCatacaaaaaaacaccagagaATGAACGTTGCTCTGTATTTCATGGTCCCCCATCAACTTTAGAAATGGCCAGCATCTAAGCCAAACTTGAACCTCCCTCCAGCCCAGCACCGACCCTGGGgagacaggggtgatgttgACCATGTGTCCTTCTACTAACCATCTCATTGATGGACCCCACTAGTGGGCAAAATAGACACCCCCTCCGCCTGAACCCCTAAACCCCCTTAACCCTTTCCTAAACCCTCTGTTGGCCCCCTGTTGTGCGTGCTCATTGGCTGACCGCCTTCAGGCGTCCCTTTTCCACGAGTCCATTGTCTGGCCCCATAAGCAGCTTTGTTTCTGCATGTGCAGCTGGGCTAGCCCGCTCAGCCATTAGCCCCAACACGCTAAAGGGAGAGCGGGAtaatataattacaaaacaaaagTCAGGTGGCTCATGAGATCTGCCAGGAGAAGCCCATTTGGGGGAGATGCGAGGACACGCTGGCGGGTGGCCAGCTATAATTTGATTATGAAGTTGTGTGAGTGACAAAAGAAACAattgaatctttttttccttttatttgccCCACTGTGATTTAATTTGATTCCATTGGGGCTTTAAAAAGAGGGCAGTGTGAAAAGAGAGAAGATTTACTCTTCTAATTTCTAGAATCAGCAGCTCAGAAAATGCAATATGCTCTGAAAAAATAGCAGGAGAAATTCCTCCCTGGGCTAACTTCATTGTCATGATGCTGCAAGCCTTTTGGCTGCATGTGAGCCCGAGTCAGATGAATCGCTTAAGGCTGGAGTTTTCCTGCGAACTGACTGGTCTTGTGCTCTTGTTTtgcatgaatgcacacagactgGTGGACAATGGGATCAGTGGCAGATCCATCTCCTGTAATACTTTCTTTAAACAGGGCAGCAAGTGTGTCCCCCTGTTCTGTCGGCAGACCCGAATTTATCCTGTTAGTCACCCTAGATGAGTGAAAGAGTAAAATCAACCCCCATCCCAgctggacacacacagacacacacataaggaTGCACCCATTCatagaagcacacacacacacacacacacacacacttaaccCCACACTGGGgagttacacacacacagttttatgGACAGCTGATAAGAGCAGGTTTAGCTGGTGGCTACTGTTCAGAGCAGGTCAAGCAGAACAAGATCTGttaatgtctttttgtttctataGCTcattctgggaaaaaaaagaagtgctgcattttgtttttgtttttatgttttgttttgctgttacaTAAGACAATAAGTAATTGTGTCAAAGGCACACATGCTCTTACGACTGAAGGGTTAGTGTCAGCATTGTGCCCTCTCGGGGTGTGTAAACGCCCATTTTTTGCCCCATTAGGCACAGCTTGATCGTGCCCCTGGGAGAGCACCGCATTCTCATGCTCTGCTCAGGAAGGTTTCACTGCAGACTAATCAACGGtctgttttaacatttcatttatgCCACTGAAGGGCCGGAGAGCGCACATCAGAAAGAAACCAATATTAGAAGATAAATCAGTTTCCCTCATTTGCTCTGGATTGCTTTAATGCAGCATGAAGGTAATAAAGAAGCTTGTGTGATACATTTATGTTATCTCATgcattttatttgactgaaaatagtGCTCAAATTTAGGAGTACTTCTCACTCAGAGAAGTGTCTCTGTTGGGAAtcaatttgattattttaaaacatttttatatcaGAAGTGTAATGAAATACTGGCACACTTTCAGTTTCAGGGGGTTGCAGGAAAGGCAGAGCCGATGTACTTCTTTCCATTACCATAGCTAGAGTTATCCCACGTGTAGGTCTGGATAATGAGCTCCTTTCCTGCCAGGCTCAGACGACACCTGAGGGGGATGTGCAAAAGAAATCAGAACAGATGCACATACAAGAGGACATTACAGGAGATGCAGGTTTACTGACTGTTTTCCAGGCCGGGCGATGTAGCACAAGCTGTAGATGGCAAAGTCGAATTCAGGGCTGCAACCAATGACTGCAGAGCCGACCTGCTTGAAGTAGCCTTCCCACATGAACTGCATCCCCAGGATATCAGGATATGAGGTCCACTGAgagcaagagaaagaaaaatgaaggcaGTGCTGCACATATCACATAATAAATCAGTGTGATGCATCAGGCTTGCTGTGGATGCGTACAGGCCCATTGAAGCTGTGGCTGTAGTAGTTCAACTCTCCCCTTTTCTCAAGAAGATAAAACTGGATCCAGTTGTGGAAACCAGACACCTTTCCTCCCTTGATCTCTCCTGTTACAGAAGCTACGTGTGAATAATCATAAAGAAGACATCTGTGGTGTTTAGGAGAAATCTACTCTGTCCGAACCTGCAAAGATGTGTTCAAAGCCGCTGGAGTCCAACTTGCCGTTGTTGCGGGAGTACAGACCAAACCACATTGTCTTCAGATCCTGAAGAAACTCTTCCTCTGATGCATAAACCCcttaaaaaaagagaataacATCCACTGCAAACATGACTGGAATGGCCTTTGTATGAGCAGGATGTGTCAAGACGACCTGTTACGAAAGGATCTAATTACCTTTAGTGTAGAGGAAAGTAAACAACTCTCTCCCCACCTCAGTTCTGGACATAGTTTCTTTGACGAAAGTTTCCTGCTCAGTCAGCTGCCGAGAGCTGAAGTTCTCCGTCGTTCCAGTCATCCTGTGGTAGTTGTCCAGCACAGCCAGCAGAGCAGCGTATGTGGGCTTGGAGAAGAGAGCGTTCTCGTTCACGTAGCTGAACAAGCTGGAAGCACAAACCAATATACAGAAAAATGGATGAATGACATTAGATCAAGAATGAGAGTCAGAGAAAATGATGTGCTGTTAAAATTGTCTCCTTACGGCATAGAAGAGAGATCTTTCTCTAAGCTGGTCTGAGAGTCAGACACCAGAGTCTGAGGGTTGATGGACAACTGTGAAGCTGAAGCCTTGTTGGAGTCCAGAGCATAAAGAGCCTCAGAGACAGACTTGAGCTCAGCATCAGTGATCGTACCAGCGCCTCCTCCACTGGAACCTGTAggacaccacaaacacacacatagataaTGCCTGACATCACTGTTAATCTAGTAATACATCTGCTTCTGTGGGCGAAATGTGGCATCACCAGTAACAAAGCACATTTATTTAAGTCCAAATGAGGGTTATATTCATTTCCACTGCTGTTTAGAGGAGAAAACACAACTCCACTGCATGTATTTTGCAACTATTAGCTGCTTGTtatttgcacatttcatttcacatAAGTTGAAAgcataaaacatggaaaataaattaaaatgtcatgTGAAAAACTAGGATATGATAGATTCTTACTTTTGCTTTGAACATCAGTACAGTACATGAAATAGTTCTACTGACCTAATCCTCAATTATTCATCACAGTCAACATGCTGTTTACATCAGTAAAAATCATGTAGAACACTAATTTACTATTAAAAGAATCTAAATGCTGGACATAGCTCAACATGGAGGCAACAGATGAAGTTAAgacaagaacaaacagaacccgtTTTTCTTGCTTCAGTATGTTACCTCACACAACAGTGACACCTGCTGGtcataaaattaaattttaaaaaagaccgAGAGAGGCTGAGCCACACAAGTCGATAGTAGTGGAGGAAGAAACATTCAGATCCTTTAATCAAGAAAAAGCAcccatatttatatatatatatatatatattaaaaaaactacCTAGAGTTTTAAACGTAAACATTCTTATTTAGCAGACAAGCAACCCCTTTTATTGATTACTAGTTACTATTCACAAAACTAGTATGTTGTGACAAACTGAACTGTTAATACTAATGTGTCAATGTATAAAAGGCCTTTTAGTGTTGTAAAGTTGGTGCATTTACTCTTTAAAACTTTACATATGGTACACTGTGCCTGTCTCATCATATCATCGTCAAAGATCCaagaaaaacttgtttttctaTACAGAAATAAACTGACTACACTTTCCATGTTTGATCATGATGCAGTTCATAGATCAGCTTgtaaagaaaacacatcaaaagCTTGTCTCAGTTCTTAATTCTACTACTTGATCTGCTACAATTTCACAATTAACCACTGCCTTCTGCATTCTATAATCAAGTGGTTTGTTGTAATTTACGCTGGTTTAAATTGATTTCCAAAAAGGTTCTTGGATATTAACGCTCTTCTTTAAATCTGTTACATCAAACATTTGTGACCAAGTACAACGCTTGGAACGACCTGATTGAGGAGATAAGGCTCGCCGAATCACTAACTTCTTTTAAATTGCTTCTTAAAACACTCTAAAGATTTGTTCGcgttttgttttagtttcttcCTGCCCCCTGTTTCCCCTTCAAGTGTCTTCTGGCCAGATTGTTATTGTGATGTCAAAGGgcagagcatccccaaacacaCCAACTAGTGGATGTAAAACACACTCCAGGCCTGAAGGGTCAACATCAGCAGAGGAGTGGAACTAAAAAACGGCAACCAGTGCTTCCACAGGGAAACAATTTGCTTGGGCATCGTCTCATCCAGcatgctttaaaatgtttggTGATCAGTTCAATCAGTCTTCCTTTGATTGTGGTCATCATATGAAGTaagacacagctgctgtttggacCGTGAGGACGCAACTGGTAGGACTAATAAAGAGaacttgaaatgtttattttgtataaaGAAATTGAGgtttcatttaattaatttgGTTCACACTCAAGACTATTAAGTTGAAAGTcaatttgtagttttttagtaaatgtgtaaatataatttctttgatttaaagaacacatgatgtttgaaaatacaaatgtctttttttttaaattcatattgAAGGTTATCAGCCTGTCAACTCTCATTCTACTTTTAAAccaaaatcagaaataaaacaaagaaagaaagaagaccGAGTTGTCCCTTTGTGACCATCATGGCCAAACAGGCTTTTTACAAGTTTGAGCAAAGCTGTGTCGAAACACATACCGAACTTGACAGTTATTGTCAATAAGAAATTGCTCTTGATGTTGTTCCTGGTAAAGTAACGattaaatgaaaagagaaaaaggttTGATTGTTAAAGCCAGTCAGGAGTGGGTTGCAAGTTAAATCTGAGTGGTTATAAGAGGAATAAGAGATGGTcagcatttctttttcaaaactAAATGTTTCATTGGCATTTGACGTACTCTAAAATCATATTTTCTCATGTACAATAAAAAAGAACTGTGATTGAAAGTTGAGAATATAATGGAGTCAAAACTACACTAACTGCCTTTTAAATGCTCATCTTAAAGAAGCAGAGAATGAAAATGCTAAGTATGCATGATCAAAATGTATGCTTAATTACAAATCAAACCACAGCTACATAAACTGGAAGTTATTTTTTAACAACTACAGATGAAGAATTAAAGCTTTTGCAGCACTGAGTTTTCACACGTCTGTTGCAGATTGTTTAGTCGGGACGTCCAGCGTGTGAAAGTGACCATGTGTCATAAACAGAAGCTGACAGCTGATCAAAAGCAAACAGAAGCCGACAGCAGTGAGATATTGTGATGCACGTGAGCCGGAGCGACCAGCAGCTAACACGTGTTGAGTCTTACTGTCACAGAGGTCTGTGTAGTCATTGCAGCAGTTGTTGTACTGGGGACActtggaattgcagtgacactCGTTCTGAGAGTTGTAGTTCTCATTACATCTGCCTTTACAGGATAAGGCTGAATCTAGAAGAAAAGGAAGTAGAGAAAGGCTACAATTTCcctatttgtgttttgacagctATTTTGTCCCTTACCTTTACATTCTGCATAGTAGTCCGAACAACAGTCTCCGTAGCGTTCACAGGACGGGTTGCATTGGCAGGAGAAGCCGCTGTCTGTTCCATAACCACAGCGACCCCGACATGAGTCCAAGCTGTCTGGAAACCAACGGCACAGACTCAAATCAGGCAGCAGTCCATTCGTATCCGGGTTTTACCTACATTATATTAAAGATGCAAAGATTGTATGACAATAGAGttaacaaaaaagtctcttacTGCTGTTTCCCTGACAGAACAGGGTCACGCAGAGCACGAGGACGGCAGCAAGCTTCATCTTGACTCGGCAGCAACCTGAAAAACTGGCTGTTATCACGGCCTTTCCTTTTTATAGCAACTTTGAGCTGACCAATCTAAATACAACACTCCCACTGACCCGGCCCATGAGTCAGGATGCCAGTCACCTTCATCAACATCATATCTGctggaagaaaaaaaccctgtaaaatgtgtgaaaactgGTGTGGAAGCCCTGCTGGGTCTTTTTAGTCGTCATAAACAGGTGTTCTTTGGATACTTCAGGTTCACAGTGCAGGGCTCCTTGCATGGTAGAAAATGGTCTCAacaccacaaaataaaatactcttACAAAAATGATCCGAAGCACACTGTAAGATTATTGTGCTATTGAAATGTCATTCcttaaaataacaatatatttCTTCTTTGCACACTGATAGAGAATTTTCCTCCAGCTGAGCTCATTTAGCACAAGTGTAAGGCGCTACTAAAAAATGATCCTGTCACCGCTGTTGGTTTGCAATGTGTTGGATAATTTAAATGCatattgaaattttaaaaaagggcATTTTAAGTTTTCAAACACCCCTCAGTGCGACTTGGAGAATTTTTGTAGGAGATTTACATTTCAATTTTTGGTGCTGAGACCATATAAAATCATGCAAGGAGCTTCCAAAATGGAACAAACTCTGTTGACTCCactgtttgatttatttatggGTCTATAAAACATGTACAATTTCTTGACAACCTCTGAATAAAGCAGGAACTTTGAAACTCTTGATCTCTTGTCTGTGAACCTGCACACCTGCTTAGAACAGAGGCGGCGCTTTAATGTATTGAGATAAAACAGTGCAATTTTATAaggtatttttgtgtttttacaactaaaaaaacatgcaaattctattacatttaaatgtctTTGTCATGGCTGATTGCTTTCTGCAGTGAAGAAACCAAATCTAGTATAACAACAAACTATTTAAAATTCAGTCATGCATTTTTTAGGACTCTTTCCTTTGCCAGATGTTGTATTTCGCAGGGTTGATGATAACCTGGATGACCCAGAATAGCTCACACCCCTCAGTGTCCCTGATCATGTTGAGACTACATGTCCTGTGTAACTGCAAATAGTATTTGTTGAAGAAATTTACCCCAAATCCTCATTTGAAGCACACAGGAATCTTTATTAGCATATGGTGGGCTTAGCAACACAGAGACTGTAAAGGTATGCTGACCCAGAACACTTGCTGAGTAAAATGTGCTATACAGTTGGGAGGAAACAGTATGTAAATCCAAAAAGAATAGAGGTCAGTTTGCATTTAGTTGCTAATTAATGACAAATGGTGTTGGAGTCGATGGGTCTGGTAGACAACAAAGGTAAGAGAATGATGAATAACAGTTGGTAATGGAATGAAGGAGTGCCACTAGAAGGTATCGGTAGCAAAAGATGTACAATTTTGTTCAtaatatataacaataataacgaAGGGGTGTAGAACAGCAAACATAGTTTATGCACAGGTTTGTAGAAATAAAAGACCGTGTTGAAATAATTAATGGTTTTAACTgaaagtttttctaaaatagaTCTATTCATTTCACATAACAAGAGGTTCTGAGTCTTTCTTGGGATTTGAATTACAATGTAGTATTTTCCTACCCCAAATTACACAGTAGATTAACAGGAAaagtgagacagacagaaaaacactctAACCAGTTATGTGAGCATTTTCAGGTTTAACTGGGTGGTCATTGTAATGATGTGACTTTAAATTGTGAAATTCCACAACAGTAGTAACAGTTTACCAGCTGTCTTTGTTTAAGTTTCAGTATATGTctgaaataagttttttaaTGTAATGAAACTGCTGTCCATACCTGCAGTCACGTGTTAAAGCTAGTTGATCAAAAATGTTGGGATATTATTTCACTTATTGTAAAAGTCTGAACTGCTTACTTAAGTTAAAAACAATCACAAGTCACATCAAACTTTTTATTCTCTTCTCTTGAACTATTTAAATGCTCAATCACCCAATTTACgagtaaaacattaaataaaattcatgattatttttacatttaattgtagctgtaaataatataaataagaCTAATTTCAAATTTGATGACATGTATTTAGTCTGTACTCACAAATAGCGTTTACTGAGCGTAGAGGAAAGAGGAATGACTTTggtgattttattcattttacagtgaaacctTTGAAAAAGGTCTAGTTATCAGGTTAAAATCTAAACACTGCTGGATTGGACTGAGTCACAATAACCCCCCAATGTTAAAACATGtgttaattatttttctttcaagaacaaaaaaacaaacaaactgcagaaCAGTCACATCCCATGTAAACGATAAATTAAAATAGTCAATCTTCAGTCAATGCAGTTATCCTCCTGAACTACAGGCGGCGCTCAGCTCTGGAAAGTACCTTCGCATA
Encoded proteins:
- the endou gene encoding uridylate-specific endoribonuclease A isoform X1 — translated: MKLAAVLVLCVTLFCQGNSNSLDSCRGRCGYGTDSGFSCQCNPSCERYGDCCSDYYAECKDSALSCKGRCNENYNSQNECHCNSKCPQYNNCCNDYTDLCDSSSGGGAGTITDAELKSVSEALYALDSNKASASQLSINPQTLVSDSQTSLEKDLSSMPLFSYVNENALFSKPTYAALLAVLDNYHRMTGTTENFSSRQLTEQETFVKETMSRTEVGRELFTFLYTKGVYASEEEFLQDLKTMWFGLYSRNNGKLDSSGFEHIFAGEIKGGKVSGFHNWIQFYLLEKRGELNYYSHSFNGPWTSYPDILGMQFMWEGYFKQVGSAVIGCSPEFDFAIYSLCYIARPGKQCRLSLAGKELIIQTYTWDNSSYGNGKKYIGSAFPATP
- the endou gene encoding uridylate-specific endoribonuclease A isoform X2; the protein is MKLAAVLVLCVTLFCQGNSNSLDSCRGRCGYGTDSGFSCQCNPSCERYGDCCSDYYAECKGSSGGGAGTITDAELKSVSEALYALDSNKASASQLSINPQTLVSDSQTSLEKDLSSMPLFSYVNENALFSKPTYAALLAVLDNYHRMTGTTENFSSRQLTEQETFVKETMSRTEVGRELFTFLYTKGVYASEEEFLQDLKTMWFGLYSRNNGKLDSSGFEHIFAGEIKGGKVSGFHNWIQFYLLEKRGELNYYSHSFNGPWTSYPDILGMQFMWEGYFKQVGSAVIGCSPEFDFAIYSLCYIARPGKQCRLSLAGKELIIQTYTWDNSSYGNGKKYIGSAFPATP